In Spirobacillus cienkowskii, a genomic segment contains:
- a CDS encoding BolA family protein, whose amino-acid sequence MLHHEVKHRIESGIASSECIVHEFSGGTDHYSVIVVADAFEGQSSLARHRIIMDLFQAEVATGEVHALSIKALTKKQWEQEKHKYVAKPL is encoded by the coding sequence ATGTTGCATCATGAAGTCAAACACCGCATTGAAAGCGGAATTGCAAGTTCTGAATGTATTGTTCATGAATTCTCTGGTGGCACGGATCACTATTCTGTCATTGTGGTTGCTGACGCCTTTGAAGGCCAATCATCGTTGGCACGCCATCGTATAATTATGGATCTGTTTCAAGCCGAAGTTGCCACAGGCGAAGTTCATGCACTTTCTATTAAGGCACTGACCAAAAAACAATGGGAACAAGAAAAACACAAATATGTAGCAAAACCACTTTAA
- a CDS encoding uroporphyrinogen-III synthase, translating into MAKHDTVPIIVDCGLEGDAPRKQDHFFYPVMRPHWLEVSWQPPQNVSFAIIFTSKQAVTAFQQSIFTKTKQNKSWQNCISFGAVGATTAQSIQQQLAALVAHTNATILLPSHSNGLTPLLSLMHATLKPDVQFFIFTSAIGKSADTVTAYCKHHNRNIAVEPVYTLENILESNATPFLTKLFAQPRPSQQHVLFYCRSGQILKQVVHNLLQFFNLEYPTQLPSFIYFFPWEQSAQQALSELNLIDRTTS; encoded by the coding sequence ATGGCAAAACATGACACTGTGCCAATTATTGTGGACTGCGGCTTAGAAGGCGATGCACCACGCAAGCAAGATCATTTTTTTTATCCTGTTATGCGCCCTCACTGGCTTGAGGTCAGTTGGCAGCCTCCTCAAAATGTAAGCTTTGCAATTATTTTTACAAGTAAACAGGCCGTAACAGCATTTCAGCAAAGTATTTTTACAAAAACAAAGCAAAATAAGAGTTGGCAAAATTGCATTTCTTTTGGCGCCGTAGGAGCAACAACTGCCCAAAGCATTCAACAACAACTTGCAGCACTTGTGGCACACACCAACGCGACCATTCTTTTACCCTCGCACAGCAATGGACTTACACCGTTACTGTCTCTCATGCATGCAACACTGAAACCTGATGTGCAATTTTTTATTTTTACCTCTGCCATTGGCAAATCAGCAGACACTGTGACTGCATATTGTAAACATCACAATCGCAATATTGCTGTTGAACCTGTGTACACGCTTGAAAATATTTTAGAATCTAACGCAACACCATTTTTAACCAAACTTTTCGCGCAGCCGCGACCATCACAACAACATGTGTTATTTTATTGTCGCTCTGGCCAAATTTTAAAACAGGTTGTGCATAATTTATTGCAATTTTTTAATCTCGAATATCCTACGCAACTCCCTTCATTCATTTATTTTTTTCCTTGGGAACAGTCGGCGCAACAAGCGCTTAGTGAATTGAATTTAATTGACAGAACAACCTCTTAA
- the tatC gene encoding twin-arginine translocase subunit TatC yields MAGFKFNPLHYMSSLFNAGLQRKAKREAVLAGTESTQMSLVAHIKELRKHILRAVAWLFVFTTGTFFFMQPILNFLKKPYENVLGELTKQDITQNLSSISVFEVIMVNFKICFLVAFSCSLPFIIREVWKFVAPALYLHERKIACLALIASVLLFYFGIAFGFFLIIPYFFSNALSWASQYAHVMITYENYFNSLITMLLVFGAVFEVPVVLSLLGMARILSSKVLVNNRKIAFLTCFIVGAILSPPDVLSLCLVALPMYAMVELSILVIKKIEKNRLAHESNT; encoded by the coding sequence ATGGCAGGTTTTAAGTTTAACCCATTGCACTATATGTCTTCATTGTTTAATGCCGGGCTACAACGGAAAGCAAAGCGAGAGGCGGTGCTTGCGGGCACAGAAAGCACACAGATGTCGTTGGTTGCGCATATTAAAGAATTGCGTAAACACATATTGCGCGCAGTTGCCTGGTTATTTGTTTTTACAACAGGCACATTTTTTTTTATGCAACCCATCTTAAATTTTTTAAAAAAACCGTATGAAAATGTGCTAGGTGAATTAACGAAACAAGATATTACCCAAAATTTATCTTCAATTAGTGTGTTTGAAGTGATCATGGTGAATTTTAAAATTTGTTTTTTGGTTGCGTTTTCTTGTAGCTTGCCTTTTATCATTAGAGAAGTTTGGAAATTTGTGGCACCTGCTTTGTATTTACACGAAAGAAAAATTGCCTGCCTTGCATTAATTGCCAGTGTGTTACTTTTTTATTTTGGAATTGCTTTTGGCTTTTTTTTAATTATTCCGTACTTTTTTTCAAACGCGCTATCGTGGGCAAGTCAATATGCACATGTGATGATTACTTATGAAAATTATTTTAATTCTTTAATTACAATGTTGCTTGTTTTTGGTGCGGTGTTTGAAGTTCCTGTTGTATTATCGTTACTGGGAATGGCGCGTATTTTATCTTCAAAAGTGTTAGTCAATAATAGAAAAATAGCATTTTTAACCTGTTTTATTGTGGGGGCAATTTTATCGCCCCCAGATGTACTTAGCTTGTGTTTGGTGGCACTTCCCATGTATGCCATGGTCGAATTATCGATATTAGTCATTAAAAAAATTGAAAAAAATCGTTTAGCTCACGAGAGCAATACTTAA
- the hemC gene encoding hydroxymethylbilane synthase, whose amino-acid sequence MSQEILIATRKSQLALWQAHKIQSLLQEKGIKTQLFPLVTTGDKMQKSQLADIHLSQQNTEHHLTTGKGLFIKEIQEALLSNKAHIAVHSMKDLPVAQTAQLNIAALLPRAGARDVLILSPELLQSSSLHTMTAAQKAQLTFAELKNMLRNNPIFTQKLIGTTSARRQLLLKKCWNPNLNVQILRGNVDTRLKRVQNNEFAAILLAEAGLERLELFNQEHMFYLPISEFIPAAAQGVIAVEINDNNQQLANILTSLSCKQTRFAAGIERMVLALLGGDCHTPIGAHYDNKQLYVVYGHYENYKHVVISCSDTMLLEVAQLLNTNLYFNQFFAELCRSEFAKVVAQQLFAAGFAEVSDLKL is encoded by the coding sequence ATGTCACAAGAAATATTAATTGCAACCCGTAAAAGTCAGCTTGCCTTATGGCAAGCGCATAAAATTCAATCCCTCTTGCAAGAAAAAGGAATCAAAACTCAGTTGTTTCCGTTGGTGACAACTGGCGATAAAATGCAAAAATCGCAACTCGCAGATATTCATCTGTCACAACAAAATACCGAACACCATTTGACCACGGGCAAAGGGTTATTTATCAAAGAAATTCAAGAAGCCCTGCTTTCTAACAAAGCACACATTGCAGTGCATAGCATGAAAGACCTACCTGTTGCGCAAACAGCGCAGCTGAATATTGCTGCCCTACTCCCGAGAGCTGGTGCACGCGATGTGCTTATACTTTCTCCTGAACTTCTACAAAGCTCCTCGCTTCACACAATGACAGCAGCACAAAAAGCACAATTGACGTTTGCAGAACTTAAAAATATGCTGCGCAACAACCCAATTTTTACTCAAAAACTCATCGGCACAACCAGTGCCAGACGGCAATTGCTCCTTAAAAAATGTTGGAACCCTAATTTAAATGTTCAAATTTTAAGAGGCAATGTCGACACGCGGCTAAAGCGGGTACAAAACAACGAGTTTGCTGCAATCTTGCTTGCCGAAGCGGGGCTTGAACGGTTGGAATTATTTAACCAAGAGCATATGTTTTACCTTCCTATTTCAGAATTTATTCCAGCCGCAGCACAGGGAGTGATTGCCGTTGAGATTAATGACAACAACCAACAGTTAGCAAATATTTTAACATCTTTAAGTTGCAAGCAAACACGTTTTGCTGCGGGCATTGAACGGATGGTGCTTGCCCTCCTTGGGGGCGACTGTCATACCCCAATTGGTGCGCACTATGACAATAAACAGCTTTATGTTGTGTATGGCCATTACGAAAACTATAAACATGTTGTGATTTCGTGTTCTGATACAATGCTGTTAGAGGTTGCACAGCTATTGAATACAAACTTATACTTTAATCAGTTTTTTGCAGAATTGTGTCGGTCTGAGTTTGCAAAAGTTGTTGCACAACAACTTTTTGCCGCAGGATTTGCCGAAGTGAGTGATCTCAAACTGTAA
- a CDS encoding Rpn family recombination-promoting nuclease/putative transposase, translating to MFQTESIDIFDPKVDSIFKKIFGEKQELFIDLVNSVFANKNEKLVKSVTFSNSSLPKNIANGKECFLDVLAELDDGSKINIEMQVAPEKHYVKRSLYYWSNLYSNQLATGNHYKGLNRCVCINIINFDLFPENNSYHRMLSVLDVDNHEIVAPDLEIHYIIIPKMPKHMYNGSMTRLEKWLLFFQASNKKVFEELAMQDRLFEQAKETLYFLSHHPEERAAYTQRLKYLLDTASRIDDAEARGEARGEARGEARGEHKKALEFAKMLKARDFSMIDIIEMTGLTPEEAENL from the coding sequence ATGTTCCAAACCGAGTCTATCGATATTTTTGACCCCAAAGTGGATTCCATCTTCAAAAAGATTTTTGGCGAAAAACAAGAACTTTTTATTGACCTTGTCAATAGTGTGTTTGCCAATAAAAACGAAAAATTGGTGAAATCTGTTACCTTTTCAAACTCTTCTCTGCCAAAAAATATTGCCAATGGCAAAGAATGTTTTTTGGATGTTCTTGCTGAGCTCGATGACGGCAGCAAAATCAATATTGAAATGCAGGTCGCACCAGAAAAACATTATGTCAAAAGAAGTTTGTATTATTGGAGCAATTTGTATTCCAACCAATTGGCAACCGGCAATCATTACAAAGGCTTAAATCGCTGCGTGTGTATTAATATCATCAATTTTGACCTCTTCCCTGAAAACAATAGCTATCATAGAATGCTCTCTGTTTTGGATGTCGACAACCACGAAATTGTAGCCCCCGACCTCGAAATCCATTATATAATTATACCCAAAATGCCCAAACATATGTATAATGGCAGTATGACAAGGCTTGAAAAATGGTTACTCTTCTTTCAAGCATCAAACAAAAAAGTGTTCGAGGAACTCGCCATGCAAGACAGATTATTTGAACAAGCAAAAGAAACTTTGTATTTTTTGAGTCATCACCCCGAAGAAAGAGCCGCATACACCCAACGCTTAAAATATCTGTTGGATACCGCTTCTCGAATTGATGATGCTGAAGCTAGAGGTGAAGCTAGGGGCGAAGCTAGGGGCGAAGCTAGAGGTGAACATAAAAAAGCACTTGAATTCGCAAAAATGCTAAAGGCCAGAGACTTCTCAATGATAGATATTATTGAAATGACTGGACTCACTCCAGAAGAAGCTGAAAATTTGTAA
- the hemA gene encoding glutamyl-tRNA reductase gives MTGSHFFSYCGAHYKTCPVALREAWATVGTFDKLHEIIKNILQQSDFEFVLISTCNRYDICFFGKITTVQIKQIFLSLHQLSLTTVNANLPKLNINNIFDFITVDYDENAIQKLFKVTASLDSLVLGEPQIFGQIKNAYQKAVELGFAGTLAGPIFNRCFKVTKKIRSDTDIGKNGISIGHAAIDAISRVFDNLAEKQILIFGAGEMARVVAQHLLFFKAKSVFIANRTFHRAENLALELGNAWPLDLDSALQRIHEFDISIAAASGTEFILHTNHLKNYPKKRQGKLSVFVDISIPRKIEPSIAKIENLFLFNIDDLDSIMEKNRESRKNAALLAEQMIHAEVQEYLFISKQKENLANVGRLHSWVKNVVDYEISRSLRDLQKGKKVDSQVVSDAVAKRLVSISAHLAKNNIKIPNQEHSVGELLEFLFRLSEQPLLPEKNVKENNVLKFPSKRKINLN, from the coding sequence ATGACAGGTTCCCATTTTTTTTCATACTGCGGTGCACATTATAAAACTTGCCCCGTGGCATTGCGTGAAGCATGGGCAACTGTTGGAACGTTTGATAAACTGCATGAAATTATAAAAAATATTTTACAACAATCTGATTTTGAATTTGTGTTAATCAGCACCTGTAACAGATATGATATTTGTTTTTTTGGCAAAATCACAACCGTGCAAATTAAACAAATCTTTTTGAGCTTGCACCAATTGTCACTGACAACGGTTAACGCAAATTTGCCAAAATTAAATATTAATAATATTTTTGATTTTATTACAGTTGATTACGATGAAAATGCGATTCAAAAATTATTTAAAGTGACTGCAAGTCTGGATTCTTTGGTGCTTGGTGAGCCGCAAATTTTTGGTCAAATTAAAAATGCCTATCAAAAAGCTGTTGAACTTGGTTTTGCTGGAACATTGGCTGGCCCCATATTTAACCGCTGCTTTAAAGTCACAAAAAAAATTCGCTCTGACACAGACATTGGAAAAAATGGAATTTCAATTGGGCATGCAGCAATTGATGCCATTTCTCGTGTATTTGACAATCTTGCAGAAAAACAAATTTTGATTTTTGGTGCTGGCGAAATGGCACGGGTGGTTGCGCAACATTTATTATTTTTTAAAGCAAAAAGTGTTTTTATTGCCAACCGAACCTTTCATCGTGCAGAGAATTTAGCATTAGAACTTGGCAATGCATGGCCGCTCGATTTAGACAGCGCTTTGCAGCGCATTCACGAATTTGATATTAGCATTGCAGCCGCATCGGGCACCGAATTTATTTTGCACACCAATCATTTAAAAAACTATCCTAAAAAACGCCAAGGCAAGCTGTCTGTGTTTGTTGATATTAGTATTCCGCGTAAGATTGAACCAAGTATTGCAAAAATAGAGAACTTATTTTTATTTAATATCGATGATCTCGATTCCATTATGGAAAAAAATCGCGAATCACGCAAAAACGCGGCATTGCTCGCAGAACAAATGATTCATGCCGAGGTGCAAGAATATCTGTTTATTAGTAAACAAAAAGAAAACCTTGCAAATGTTGGCCGTTTGCATAGTTGGGTCAAAAACGTGGTTGATTACGAAATATCTCGATCTCTTCGCGATCTGCAAAAAGGAAAAAAAGTTGATTCTCAAGTTGTTTCCGATGCTGTCGCAAAAAGACTTGTTTCTATTTCTGCACATTTGGCTAAAAATAATATCAAAATACCCAATCAAGAACATTCGGTGGGAGAATTGCTTGAATTTTTATTTCGACTTTCTGAACAACCCTTACTCCCAGAAAAAAATGTCAAAGAAAACAATGTCCTTAAATTTCCAAGCAAACGGAAAATTAATTTGAATTAA
- a CDS encoding TIGR01777 family oxidoreductase — protein sequence MVMHTFLRSSYFPVSCEELFQWHERIGAFDRMVPPWMHLDMISRNGTIHNGDEVSLRMHFGPFSLDFKFLHQNYIANSQFQDVQIKGPFSYYAHTHRFEAVEDNKSKITDIIQYKLPLASLSHFATKHFIEDRLNRLFTYRHRTLKCDLFLHSKYSQKKLKILITGASGLVGSALAPFLTTGGHTVIKLVRSHHKSAQQPKQENVAYWDSEQKCFLNPEILQGLDAVVHLAGENIAAHKWSNERKQQLIDSRVHFTSVLCNALTQLKAPPKTFIAASGVGIFGDRDYDDILHEDSKPGEGFLAKLALDWENAADGARNAGIRVVHLRFGTIVSLAGGVLKKMYTPYRMCLGGPFGSGRQMMSWIAITDVLGLILFAITNPSIDGAVNAVSPHALSNEQFSQMLAQAMGRPSSLRIPELVVETLFGEMGRELLLSGQHAKPIKATKHGYEFLHGHLHDALTYCLGV from the coding sequence ATGGTCATGCATACTTTTTTGCGAAGCTCATATTTTCCTGTTTCATGTGAAGAATTATTTCAATGGCACGAACGCATTGGGGCGTTTGACCGCATGGTGCCACCGTGGATGCACTTAGACATGATATCGCGCAATGGCACCATTCATAATGGCGATGAGGTGTCTTTGCGCATGCACTTTGGTCCATTTTCACTTGACTTTAAATTTTTGCACCAAAATTATATTGCAAATAGCCAATTTCAAGATGTACAAATTAAAGGCCCTTTTTCGTATTATGCCCACACCCATCGCTTTGAAGCCGTAGAAGACAATAAATCTAAAATTACAGATATTATTCAGTACAAATTGCCGTTAGCAAGCCTGTCGCATTTTGCCACCAAACATTTTATTGAAGATAGGTTAAATCGATTATTTACCTACAGACACCGCACGTTAAAATGTGATTTGTTTTTGCACTCAAAATACTCGCAAAAAAAATTAAAAATTTTGATTACAGGCGCTTCTGGCTTGGTGGGCAGTGCTTTAGCCCCATTTTTAACGACTGGTGGCCATACGGTGATTAAACTGGTGCGAAGTCATCATAAAAGTGCACAACAACCCAAACAAGAAAACGTTGCGTATTGGGATTCGGAACAAAAATGTTTTTTAAACCCAGAAATCTTACAGGGCCTCGATGCCGTGGTGCACCTTGCTGGCGAAAACATTGCCGCTCACAAATGGAGCAACGAGCGCAAACAACAACTGATTGATAGCCGCGTGCATTTTACCTCGGTGTTATGCAATGCCTTAACACAACTCAAAGCACCTCCTAAAACGTTTATAGCGGCATCAGGGGTGGGGATATTTGGAGATAGAGATTACGATGACATTTTGCACGAAGACTCGAAGCCCGGTGAAGGATTTTTAGCCAAGCTTGCGCTTGATTGGGAAAATGCTGCAGACGGCGCCCGCAATGCCGGAATCAGGGTGGTGCATTTGCGTTTTGGCACCATTGTGTCACTTGCTGGAGGGGTATTAAAAAAAATGTACACCCCTTATCGCATGTGCTTAGGAGGACCATTTGGCTCGGGCAGGCAAATGATGTCTTGGATCGCTATAACCGATGTTTTAGGGCTTATTTTATTTGCCATCACAAACCCAAGCATCGATGGCGCCGTTAATGCCGTAAGCCCCCATGCATTGAGCAACGAACAGTTTTCGCAAATGCTGGCACAAGCCATGGGACGCCCTAGTTCGTTGCGCATCCCTGAGCTGGTGGTAGAAACCTTATTTGGCGAAATGGGGCGAGAATTGTTGCTCTCAGGACAACACGCCAAACCGATTAAAGCCACCAAACATGGCTATGAATTTTTGCATGGCCACCTGCACGATGCTTTAACGTATTGTTTGGGGGTGTAG
- a CDS encoding glutaredoxin family protein, whose amino-acid sequence MNTDWKTKIENDVNANEIMIYIRGTPQAPRCGFTAKVIRTLNQLGKPYHFEDMDSDPTLWSTLKEMNNWPTSPQIFIKGEFVGGCDIFVEMFQSGELHEKLGISK is encoded by the coding sequence GTGAATACAGACTGGAAAACAAAAATTGAAAACGATGTTAATGCCAACGAAATTATGATTTATATTCGTGGTACCCCCCAAGCACCTCGCTGTGGATTTACTGCAAAAGTCATTCGCACTCTCAATCAACTTGGCAAACCCTATCATTTTGAAGATATGGATAGTGACCCCACATTGTGGTCTACTCTTAAAGAAATGAACAATTGGCCAACATCTCCTCAAATTTTTATTAAAGGAGAATTTGTTGGTGGCTGCGATATTTTTGTAGAAATGTTTCAGTCTGGCGAACTGCATGAAAAACTTGGAATTTCTAAGTAA
- a CDS encoding asparaginase, giving the protein MTKKKVLILHTGGTFGMALNGTHNAAKQAPHMLEQLLQSVPEISAVADVDLHVICNIDSSDADIALWSQLSHTIHQKWNNFDGFVVVHGTDTMAWSASALAFFLEGLTKPVVFTGSQRPLSEFRNDARVNMIDAVELATLGIPEVLICFDSKVHRATRATKYSNEHLYAYKSYNAPLVGNLGVNIKINPKILKTILPAAKRHAPCINNKADGNITALLCAPGALPSAKFCDALLNSTHGIIIQGFGSGNLPIQEKNWLELCEKAQIKKIPVVITTQCESGFVSLNLYENGRAFENLGVISAMDMTFEATSVKLMIMLGRKIPFEKRHEFFATPLAFENSPSLQTHIYVGD; this is encoded by the coding sequence ATGACAAAGAAAAAGGTTCTTATACTTCATACAGGCGGTACATTTGGCATGGCGTTAAATGGCACACACAATGCCGCTAAGCAAGCGCCCCATATGCTAGAGCAATTATTACAAAGTGTACCAGAAATTTCTGCTGTCGCAGACGTTGACCTTCATGTTATTTGCAATATTGATTCTTCCGACGCTGACATTGCGTTGTGGTCGCAACTTTCACACACAATCCATCAAAAATGGAATAATTTTGATGGCTTTGTTGTTGTGCATGGAACTGATACAATGGCTTGGTCTGCATCAGCATTGGCTTTTTTTCTTGAAGGCCTCACCAAACCTGTTGTGTTTACAGGATCGCAACGCCCTCTATCAGAATTTCGCAATGATGCCAGAGTCAATATGATTGATGCCGTAGAACTTGCGACATTAGGTATTCCTGAAGTGTTAATTTGCTTTGATAGCAAAGTGCACAGAGCTACCCGTGCCACCAAATATAGCAATGAACATTTGTACGCTTATAAGAGTTATAACGCCCCTCTTGTTGGCAATTTAGGTGTTAACATCAAAATCAATCCTAAAATTTTAAAAACTATTTTGCCTGCTGCGAAGCGGCATGCTCCTTGTATCAATAACAAAGCAGATGGCAACATCACTGCACTTTTATGTGCTCCTGGCGCTTTGCCTTCTGCAAAGTTTTGCGATGCTCTATTAAATTCAACCCATGGTATCATTATTCAAGGATTTGGTTCTGGTAATTTGCCAATTCAAGAAAAAAACTGGCTAGAACTGTGCGAAAAAGCCCAGATAAAAAAGATACCCGTTGTGATTACAACGCAGTGCGAATCAGGCTTTGTCTCTCTTAACCTTTACGAAAATGGGAGAGCGTTTGAAAATCTTGGAGTGATTTCGGCAATGGACATGACGTTTGAAGCAACAAGTGTAAAACTGATGATTATGCTTGGCCGCAAAATCCCGTTTGAAAAAAGACATGAGTTTTTTGCAACACCGCTTGCATTTGAAAACTCTCCTTCACTTCAAACACACATTTATGTAGGTGATTAA